CACGCTGGTCGCTGAAGAATTGTCTGCCGGCCTCCGCTCTTATCCAAGGACTGCCGATGGATTGGCGAGTGGGATTTTTATTTGTCGTTTGCAGGCTGGGTCTTTTGTTGAAATAAAAAAATTCATTTTACTTGACTTTGCCTCGTCGCGGATTTTACAGAGCTTATCCGATTATTTTTGAATAACTACTTTTTGAGTTTGCCTGGTTTTTTCAAACTGCAATTGGATAATATATTCACCGCTTGCGACCCCAGCTGCATTCCAGTGCGCCGTGTGTTCACCTGCTGAGCGATAGTTATTGACCAGCGTCGCTACTTTTTGGCCCAGCATATTGTAAACAAGCAACCGCGTCATTCCCGCCCTGGGCAGTTCAAAACGGATGGTGGTACTTGCATTGAAGGGATTGGGGTAGGCAGGATGGAGCACGAAATGCTCAGGAAGAGCTGTCTGCGCCGTGACGGAAGTGCTGACATCTGTGAGATAGGCTGTATAAATACCATTGCCATGCGTGGCCACAGCAATATAGCCATCGGACTGGCGGACGTCGATC
This genomic stretch from bacterium harbors:
- a CDS encoding T9SS type A sorting domain-containing protein, coding for MNKLLVVFPEYETMSIYLSEDGGDNWTPVAGNLEENPDGSGGGPSVRWLATLYVKDHPVYLAGTSVGLFSTIKLDGMNTVWVQEGAETIGNMVIDMIDVRQSDGYIAVATHGNGIYTAYLTDVSTSVTAQTALPEHFVLHPAYPNPFNASTTIRFELPRAGMTRLLVYNMLGQKVATLVNNYRSAGEHTAHWNAAGVASGEYIIQLQFEKTRQTQKVVIQK